A part of Eschrichtius robustus isolate mEscRob2 chromosome 20, mEscRob2.pri, whole genome shotgun sequence genomic DNA contains:
- the TAC4 gene encoding tachykinin-4 codes for MLLCLTLLLLMGLSACTVAGDKELALDAEAGSWEDVVPSIQPQLWEVKRGKASQFFGLMGKQVGGE; via the exons ATGCTGCTCTGCCTCACCCTGCTTCTCCTGATGGGGCTGTCTGCTTGCACTGTGGCAGGTGACAAGGAACTGGCACTTGATGCTGAAGCTGGGTCCTGG GAAGATGTTGTCCCCAGCATTCAGCCCCAGCTCTGGGAAGTGAAGAGGGGCAAAGCGAGCCAGTTCTTTGGACTGATGGGGAAGCAGGTGGGAGGTGAGTGA